In Mustela nigripes isolate SB6536 chromosome 2, MUSNIG.SB6536, whole genome shotgun sequence, a single window of DNA contains:
- the LOC132010308 gene encoding keratin-associated protein 19-6-like, producing MSYYYGNYYGGLGCRCGSLGCGYGLGYGCGYSGFRGLGWGWGGHRYGCCRPSCYGGYGFSGFY from the coding sequence ATGAGCTACTACTATGGCAACTACTATGGTGGCCTGGGCTGTCGATGTGGAAGCCTGGGCTGTGGCTATGGCCTAGGCTATGGCTGTGGTTACAGTGGCTTCAGAGGCctagggtggggctggggaggccacAGATATGGCTGCTGCCGCCCATCATGCTATGGAGGTTATGGATTTTCTGGCTTTTATTGA